In Kocuria turfanensis, a single genomic region encodes these proteins:
- a CDS encoding TetR/AcrR family transcriptional regulator — translation MNSSTRDRILDGALELVRSGGTVSLESAARRVGLSKPGVMYHFRTKEALMLALVDRVLDGWDAEMARRLPAPPEQVPAEERVRAYLDWCLSGEVDETDLVMLTDQRLRATLKKHWAERIAPWVDLPEDLPVERRTRLLAVRLLADGVWFADAADVFPPDPQERARVRAVADELLAG, via the coding sequence ATGAACTCCTCCACCCGCGACCGCATCCTGGACGGCGCCCTCGAACTCGTGCGCAGCGGCGGCACGGTGTCCCTGGAGTCGGCCGCCCGCCGGGTGGGACTGAGCAAGCCGGGGGTGATGTACCACTTCCGGACCAAGGAGGCGCTCATGCTCGCCCTGGTGGACCGGGTCCTGGACGGCTGGGACGCGGAGATGGCCCGGCGCCTGCCCGCCCCGCCGGAGCAGGTGCCGGCCGAGGAGCGGGTGCGCGCCTATCTGGACTGGTGCCTGTCCGGGGAGGTCGACGAGACCGACCTCGTGATGCTCACCGACCAGCGGCTGCGGGCCACCCTCAAGAAGCACTGGGCCGAGCGGATCGCCCCCTGGGTGGACCTCCCGGAGGACCTGCCCGTCGAGCGGCGCACCCGCCTGCTGGCCGTGCGCCTGCTGGCCGACGGCGTGTGGTTCGCCGACGCCGCCGACGTCTTCCCCCCGGACCCGCAGGAGCGGGCGCGCGTGCGAGCGGTCGCCGACGAGCTGCTGGCGGGCTGA
- a CDS encoding cell division protein PerM, with protein sequence MNSQGSSSPAPSADRRGVPMPLWLQGVVELGSVAVVSYLLILLTVLMVWLADGFDSLGLTGGFVLSGQVWLLAHLTPLQVALDPGAGLPATTGTVNLVPLGLTLVPFVLAWHAGRRLARACWEGQFWQPYLSGLAVYSAAGAVAALLFGTGEIAAGPAAAAVFPLVPVALGAFVGAYRASRSLPGLIGVNAAAWVERTSQYSRWAGSYVWAVLRAGFVAAVAGVGAGAALLAAALLWNWNDVVNVYQRLGTGVPGDTALTGLQLGYLPNLAVYALAWATGAGFEVGEGTHTSPLGTQAGPVPLLPALAALPPGELPSWSAVVVVLPVLAGVLAGWWFLREGENHLDDWMAIRLPARWITFPLSTLLTGLFIGAVAGVLAMLLSWLAQGSLGLGRLTVIGPHGPDVLLWFGAEVAVGAAVGYVVGPWLEREPPFAPLRGGAAGEDPGDGPGADLGRTGRREARGAGSSAVPRPAQGRGVADAETPGSAGAFDVDAPAAPSEVPGSPER encoded by the coding sequence ATGAACTCCCAAGGCTCTTCCTCCCCCGCCCCGTCCGCCGACCGCCGCGGCGTGCCCATGCCGCTGTGGCTGCAGGGCGTGGTGGAGCTCGGCTCCGTGGCCGTGGTCTCCTACCTGCTGATCCTGCTGACCGTCCTCATGGTGTGGCTCGCCGACGGCTTCGACTCGCTCGGGCTGACCGGCGGCTTCGTGCTCTCCGGCCAGGTGTGGCTGCTGGCCCACCTGACCCCGCTGCAGGTCGCCCTGGACCCCGGGGCCGGCCTGCCCGCGACCACCGGGACCGTCAACCTCGTCCCGCTGGGCCTGACGCTCGTGCCCTTCGTGCTGGCCTGGCACGCCGGGCGACGGCTGGCGCGGGCCTGCTGGGAGGGGCAGTTCTGGCAGCCGTACCTGAGCGGGCTGGCGGTGTACTCCGCCGCGGGGGCCGTGGCCGCGCTGCTCTTCGGGACCGGCGAGATCGCGGCGGGACCGGCCGCCGCCGCGGTGTTCCCCCTCGTGCCGGTCGCCCTGGGCGCGTTCGTCGGGGCGTACCGGGCCTCCCGCTCCCTGCCCGGGCTGATCGGCGTCAACGCCGCCGCGTGGGTCGAGCGCACGAGCCAGTACTCGCGGTGGGCCGGTTCCTACGTGTGGGCGGTGCTGCGGGCGGGCTTCGTCGCGGCCGTCGCCGGGGTCGGTGCCGGGGCGGCGCTGCTGGCCGCCGCGCTGCTGTGGAACTGGAACGACGTGGTGAACGTCTACCAGCGGCTGGGCACCGGGGTCCCGGGGGACACCGCCCTGACGGGGCTGCAGCTGGGCTACCTGCCGAACCTCGCGGTCTACGCCCTCGCGTGGGCCACCGGCGCGGGCTTCGAGGTGGGGGAGGGCACGCACACGTCACCGCTGGGCACGCAGGCCGGGCCGGTCCCGCTGCTCCCGGCCCTGGCCGCGCTGCCCCCCGGGGAGCTGCCGTCCTGGTCGGCGGTCGTGGTCGTGCTGCCGGTCCTGGCCGGGGTGCTCGCCGGCTGGTGGTTCCTGCGGGAGGGCGAGAACCACCTCGACGACTGGATGGCCATCCGGCTGCCCGCCCGCTGGATCACCTTCCCGCTCTCCACGCTGCTGACCGGGCTGTTCATCGGCGCGGTCGCGGGCGTGCTGGCGATGCTGCTGAGCTGGCTGGCGCAGGGCTCGCTCGGGCTGGGCCGGCTCACGGTGATCGGCCCGCACGGTCCGGACGTGCTGCTGTGGTTCGGGGCGGAGGTGGCCGTGGGGGCGGCCGTCGGCTACGTGGTGGGTCCCTGGCTGGAGCGGGAGCCGCCGTTCGCGCCGCTGCGCGGCGGCGCCGCCGGGGAGGACCCCGGGGACGGGCCCGGTGCGGACCTCGGGCGGACGGGCCGGCGGGAGGCCCGGGGAGCAGGCAGCAGCGCGGTCCCGCGCCCGGCTCAGGGGCGCGGCGTGGCCGACGCGGAGACCCCGGGATCGGCCGGGGCGTTCGACGTGGACGCTCCCGCGGCGCCCTCCGAGGTCCCGGGGTCCCCGGAGAGGTAG
- the cspE gene encoding transcription antiterminator/RNA stability regulator CspE: MTTGIVKWFNADKGFGFITPEDGSKDVFAHFSAINSGGFRSLNENDRVEFETQDGPKGPQAANITVIS; the protein is encoded by the coding sequence ATGACTACCGGTATCGTCAAGTGGTTCAACGCTGACAAGGGCTTCGGCTTCATCACCCCCGAGGACGGCTCCAAGGACGTCTTCGCCCACTTCTCCGCGATCAACTCGGGTGGCTTCCGCTCCCTGAACGAGAACGACCGCGTCGAGTTCGAGACCCAGGACGGTCCCAAGGGCCCCCAGGCCGCGAACATCACCGTCATCTCCTGA
- a CDS encoding NADP-dependent isocitrate dehydrogenase: MAKIIYTRTDEAPLLATYSFKPVIEAYASTAGVEVETRDISLAGRILAAFSDRLPQDQRVDDALAELGDLAKKPEANIIKLPNISASVPQLKAAVKELQEQGVALPDYPDEPETDEQKDTRARYDKVKGSAVNPVLREGNSDRRAPASVKNYARKNPHRMGEWSADSRTNVATMAADDFRDNEKSVVMASEDTLQIRLVGEDGGTTVLKESVPVLAGEVVDATVMRAAALDAFLAEQVERAKREGVLFSVHLKATMMKVSDPIIFGHVIKAFFPELFAAHGATLEKAGLSPANGLAAILNGLDALPAEVRDEVRAAIDKGLADGPALAMVNSDKGISNLHVPSDIIVDASMPAMIRTSGHMWGPDGEEADTLAVLPDSSYAGIYQAVIDDCRAHGAFDPRTMGSVPNVGLMAMKAEEYGSHDKTFEIPAKGTVQLVDSSGTVLIEHEVFPGDIWRACQTKDVAIRDWVKLAVTRARASATPAVFWLDRTRAHDTNLIAKVEQYLAEHDTEGLQIEIMSPMEATAFSIERIRRGEDTISVTGNVLRDYLTDLFPILELGTSAKMLSVVPLINGGGLFETGAGGSAPKHVQQLVEENHLRWDSLGEFLALAASLEHLATTADNARARILGACLDRATGTFLEENKSPSRKVGEIDNRGSHFYLALYWAQELARQEEDAELAQAFTSVAEQLAAHEDAINEELLSVQGRPADIGGYYRPDDARTSAVMRPSETFNRVLASLSA; this comes from the coding sequence ATGGCAAAGATCATCTACACCCGCACCGACGAGGCGCCCCTGCTCGCCACCTACTCCTTCAAGCCGGTCATCGAGGCCTACGCCTCGACCGCCGGCGTCGAGGTCGAGACCCGGGACATCTCCCTGGCCGGGCGCATCCTCGCGGCCTTCAGCGACCGCCTGCCCCAGGACCAGCGGGTCGACGACGCCCTCGCCGAGCTCGGCGACCTGGCGAAGAAGCCCGAGGCCAACATCATCAAGCTGCCGAACATCTCCGCCTCCGTCCCGCAGCTCAAGGCCGCGGTGAAGGAGCTGCAGGAGCAGGGCGTCGCGCTGCCGGACTACCCGGACGAGCCGGAGACGGACGAGCAGAAGGACACCCGCGCCCGCTACGACAAGGTGAAGGGCTCCGCCGTGAACCCGGTCCTGCGCGAGGGCAACTCCGACCGTCGCGCCCCCGCCTCGGTGAAGAACTACGCCCGCAAGAACCCGCACCGGATGGGCGAGTGGTCCGCGGACTCCCGGACCAACGTGGCCACCATGGCCGCCGACGACTTCCGCGACAACGAGAAGTCCGTGGTCATGGCGTCCGAGGACACCCTCCAGATCCGCCTGGTGGGCGAGGACGGCGGCACCACGGTGCTCAAGGAGTCCGTGCCCGTCCTCGCCGGCGAGGTCGTCGACGCCACGGTGATGCGGGCCGCCGCCCTGGACGCGTTCCTCGCCGAGCAGGTCGAGCGCGCCAAGCGGGAGGGCGTCCTCTTCTCGGTGCACCTGAAGGCGACCATGATGAAGGTCTCCGACCCGATCATCTTCGGCCACGTCATCAAGGCGTTCTTCCCGGAGCTCTTCGCCGCCCACGGCGCCACCCTGGAGAAGGCCGGCCTCTCCCCCGCCAACGGCCTGGCCGCGATCCTCAACGGTCTCGACGCGCTCCCGGCCGAGGTCCGCGACGAGGTCCGGGCCGCGATCGACAAGGGCCTGGCCGACGGCCCGGCGCTGGCCATGGTGAACTCCGACAAGGGCATCAGCAACCTGCACGTGCCCTCGGACATCATCGTGGACGCCTCGATGCCGGCCATGATCCGCACCTCCGGGCACATGTGGGGCCCGGACGGCGAGGAGGCCGACACCCTGGCGGTGCTGCCGGACAGCTCCTACGCCGGGATCTACCAGGCCGTGATCGACGACTGCCGCGCCCACGGCGCGTTCGACCCGCGGACCATGGGCTCCGTCCCGAACGTGGGCCTCATGGCGATGAAGGCCGAGGAGTACGGCTCCCACGACAAGACCTTCGAGATCCCCGCGAAGGGCACCGTCCAGCTCGTCGACTCCTCCGGCACCGTGCTGATCGAGCACGAGGTCTTCCCCGGCGACATCTGGCGCGCCTGCCAGACCAAGGACGTCGCGATCCGGGACTGGGTCAAGCTGGCCGTGACCCGCGCCCGGGCCTCCGCGACGCCGGCCGTGTTCTGGCTGGACCGCACCCGCGCCCACGACACCAACCTCATCGCCAAGGTCGAGCAGTACCTCGCGGAGCACGACACCGAGGGCCTGCAGATCGAGATCATGTCCCCCATGGAGGCCACCGCGTTCTCCATCGAGCGGATCCGCCGCGGCGAGGACACCATCTCCGTCACCGGCAACGTGCTGCGCGACTACCTGACCGATCTGTTCCCGATCCTCGAGCTGGGCACCTCCGCGAAGATGCTCTCCGTGGTCCCGCTGATCAACGGCGGCGGCCTCTTCGAGACCGGCGCCGGCGGGTCCGCCCCCAAGCACGTCCAGCAGCTGGTCGAGGAGAACCACCTGCGCTGGGACAGCCTCGGCGAGTTCCTGGCCCTGGCCGCGAGCCTGGAGCACCTGGCCACCACGGCGGACAACGCCCGCGCCCGCATCCTCGGCGCGTGCCTCGACCGCGCCACCGGCACCTTCCTCGAGGAGAACAAGTCCCCGAGCCGGAAGGTCGGGGAGATCGACAACCGCGGCAGCCACTTCTACCTGGCCCTGTACTGGGCCCAGGAGCTGGCCCGCCAGGAGGAGGACGCCGAGCTGGCCCAGGCCTTCACCTCCGTGGCGGAGCAGCTGGCCGCCCACGAGGACGCGATCAACGAGGAGCTGCTCTCCGTGCAGGGCCGCCCGGCGGACATCGGGGGGTACTACCGCCCGGACGACGCCAGGACGTCCGCGGTGATGCGCCCCTCGGAGACCTTCAACCGGGTGCTCGCCTCGCTGTCCGCCTGA
- a CDS encoding Hsp20/alpha crystallin family protein, with protein sequence MDVATMFTPFNDFDRLAASLFARQGLREMPMDLYRDGDRYILRADLPGIDPESVDVDVDGQLLTIRAERKLPEVQEVQWITRERQSSSFVRQLNLGQGIDIQNIAASYDNGVLTVTIPVSAQAKPRKIQVVSGQGEQQALGDGQEGDRVIGEGELVNGTSSTQSTEG encoded by the coding sequence ATGGACGTGGCCACGATGTTCACGCCGTTCAACGATTTCGACCGCCTCGCCGCCTCGCTGTTCGCCCGCCAGGGCCTGCGGGAGATGCCGATGGACCTCTACCGGGACGGCGACCGCTACATCCTGCGGGCCGACCTGCCGGGCATCGACCCGGAGAGCGTCGACGTCGACGTCGACGGTCAGCTGCTGACCATCCGGGCGGAGCGGAAGCTGCCCGAGGTCCAGGAGGTCCAGTGGATCACCCGGGAGCGGCAGAGCTCCTCGTTCGTCCGCCAGCTCAACCTCGGCCAGGGCATCGACATCCAGAACATCGCCGCGAGCTACGACAACGGCGTGCTCACGGTGACCATCCCGGTGTCCGCCCAGGCCAAGCCGCGCAAGATCCAGGTGGTCTCCGGCCAGGGCGAGCAGCAGGCCCTGGGCGACGGCCAGGAGGGCGACCGCGTGATCGGCGAGGGCGAGCTCGTCAACGGCACCAGCTCCACGCAGTCCACCGAGGGCTGA
- the purH gene encoding bifunctional phosphoribosylaminoimidazolecarboxamide formyltransferase/IMP cyclohydrolase codes for MSPIRLDRVPIRRALVSVYDKTGLDDLARGLHEAGVAIVSTGSTARRIAEAGVPVTEVSEVTGFQECLDGRVKTLHPRVHAGILADRRKQEHVDQLAELGIEPFDLVVVNLYPFVDTVRSGAGQDEVVEQIDIGGPSMVRAAAKNHAAVSVVVDPASYGAVVEAAGAGGFDLAARRRLAAAAFAHTAAYDTAVATWTAQQFDQDEDANLWPPYAGLAFQRSASLRYGENPHQKGALYVDEAAAPGIAQADQLHGKEMSYNNYVDADAALRAAYDFDEPAVAVVKHNNPCGIAVATPGAEDPIADAHRKAHACDPLSAYGGVIAANRTVTRAMAETVKDIFTEVVVAPGFEPEALAILQAKKNIRLLELPEGFARDALEYRQVSGGALFQVADRLDAAGDDPASWTLAAGAPADERTLADLAFAWKALRAVKSNAILLADQGASVGIGMGQVNRVDSCRLSVERADALGEDGAERARGSVAASDAFFPFADGLQVLLDAGVRAVVQPGGSIRDEEVVAAAEAAGVTMYFTGARHFFH; via the coding sequence GTGAGCCCCATCCGACTTGACCGCGTGCCCATCCGACGGGCGCTGGTGTCCGTCTACGACAAGACCGGACTGGACGACCTGGCCCGCGGTCTGCACGAGGCCGGGGTGGCCATCGTCTCCACCGGCTCGACCGCGCGCCGGATCGCGGAGGCGGGGGTGCCGGTGACCGAGGTCTCCGAGGTCACCGGCTTCCAGGAGTGCCTGGACGGGCGGGTGAAGACCCTGCACCCGCGGGTGCACGCCGGGATCCTCGCGGACCGCCGCAAGCAGGAGCACGTGGACCAGCTCGCGGAGCTGGGGATCGAGCCGTTCGACCTCGTGGTCGTGAACCTCTACCCGTTCGTGGACACGGTGCGCTCCGGCGCCGGCCAGGACGAGGTGGTCGAGCAGATCGACATCGGCGGCCCCTCCATGGTGCGCGCCGCCGCGAAGAACCACGCGGCCGTGTCCGTGGTGGTGGACCCCGCCTCCTACGGTGCGGTGGTCGAGGCCGCCGGCGCCGGGGGGTTCGACCTCGCGGCCCGGCGCCGGCTGGCCGCCGCGGCCTTCGCCCACACCGCCGCCTACGACACCGCCGTGGCCACGTGGACGGCCCAGCAGTTCGACCAGGACGAGGACGCCAACCTCTGGCCGCCCTACGCGGGGCTGGCCTTCCAGCGCTCCGCCTCCCTGCGCTACGGCGAGAACCCGCACCAGAAGGGCGCCCTGTACGTCGACGAGGCGGCCGCCCCCGGCATCGCCCAGGCGGACCAGCTGCACGGCAAGGAGATGTCCTACAACAACTACGTGGACGCCGACGCCGCCCTGCGCGCCGCCTACGACTTCGACGAGCCGGCCGTGGCCGTGGTCAAGCACAACAACCCGTGCGGCATCGCCGTGGCCACCCCCGGCGCCGAGGACCCGATCGCCGACGCCCACCGCAAGGCCCACGCATGCGACCCGCTCTCCGCCTACGGCGGGGTGATCGCCGCGAACCGGACCGTCACCCGGGCCATGGCCGAGACGGTCAAGGACATCTTCACGGAGGTCGTCGTGGCCCCCGGCTTCGAGCCGGAGGCCCTGGCGATCCTGCAGGCGAAGAAGAACATCCGCCTGCTCGAGCTGCCCGAGGGCTTCGCCCGCGACGCCCTCGAGTACCGGCAGGTCTCCGGCGGGGCCCTCTTCCAGGTCGCCGACCGGCTCGACGCCGCCGGCGACGACCCCGCCTCCTGGACCCTCGCCGCGGGGGCGCCGGCCGACGAGCGGACGCTGGCCGACCTCGCCTTCGCGTGGAAGGCGCTGCGGGCCGTGAAGTCCAACGCGATCCTGCTCGCCGACCAGGGCGCCTCGGTGGGCATCGGCATGGGCCAGGTCAACCGGGTGGACTCCTGCCGGCTCTCCGTGGAGCGGGCCGACGCGCTGGGCGAGGACGGCGCCGAGCGCGCGCGCGGGTCCGTGGCGGCGTCGGACGCGTTCTTCCCCTTCGCGGACGGGCTGCAGGTGCTGCTCGACGCGGGCGTGCGCGCCGTCGTCCAGCCCGGCGGCTCGATCCGGGACGAGGAGGTCGTGGCCGCGGCCGAGGCCGCCGGCGTGACCATGTACTTCACCGGGGCGCGGCACTTCTTCCACTGA
- the purN gene encoding phosphoribosylglycinamide formyltransferase, which yields MRIVVMVSGSGTNLQAVLDAVRAGRIDVEIAAVGADKPCRGLERAEAAGITTFLVRPADHPDRTRWNRALQEAVAAHAPDRVLFAGFMRIVDAEFVEAFRGRIVNTHPSLLPSFPGAHAVRDALAHGVKVTGVTVHEVVADVDAGPILAQAAVPVQEEDTEAQLHERIKAAERQLLVDALGLLARSVPAR from the coding sequence ATGCGCATCGTGGTCATGGTCTCCGGGTCCGGCACCAATCTGCAGGCGGTCCTCGACGCCGTCCGCGCGGGCCGGATCGACGTCGAGATCGCCGCCGTGGGCGCGGACAAGCCCTGCCGCGGGCTCGAGCGCGCGGAGGCGGCCGGGATCACCACCTTCCTCGTCCGGCCCGCGGACCACCCGGACCGGACCCGGTGGAACCGGGCCCTGCAGGAAGCGGTCGCCGCCCACGCCCCCGACCGGGTGCTCTTCGCCGGGTTCATGCGGATCGTCGACGCCGAGTTCGTCGAGGCGTTCCGCGGCCGGATCGTCAACACCCACCCGTCCCTGCTGCCCTCCTTCCCCGGGGCCCACGCGGTCCGGGACGCCCTCGCCCACGGGGTCAAGGTCACCGGGGTCACCGTCCACGAGGTCGTGGCCGACGTCGACGCCGGCCCGATCCTGGCCCAGGCGGCGGTGCCGGTGCAGGAGGAGGACACCGAGGCGCAGCTGCACGAGCGGATCAAGGCCGCCGAGCGGCAGCTGCTCGTGGACGCCCTCGGCCTGCTCGCCCGTTCCGTCCCCGCCCGCTGA
- a CDS encoding PIN domain-containing protein — translation MDLLLDRSVLLGVRTPDRSPELAGALRRHGHRRLFLSALVLGELLSDRPDEARWTEQLELRFPDRVLPVDAAVSRAWGALGAAGTADPVAGLTAATALVHGLTVLSAEPGRYAGTGASVLDAVPARG, via the coding sequence GTGGACCTGCTCCTGGACCGATCCGTGCTGCTCGGGGTGCGCACCCCGGACCGCTCGCCCGAGCTGGCCGGCGCCCTGCGCCGGCACGGCCACCGGCGGCTCTTCCTGTCGGCCCTGGTGCTGGGGGAGCTGCTGTCGGACCGGCCCGACGAGGCGCGGTGGACCGAGCAGCTGGAGCTGCGCTTCCCGGACCGCGTGCTCCCCGTGGACGCCGCCGTGAGCAGGGCCTGGGGCGCCCTCGGCGCCGCGGGGACGGCCGATCCGGTGGCCGGCCTGACCGCGGCCACCGCCCTGGTGCACGGGCTGACGGTGCTCAGCGCGGAGCCCGGGCGGTACGCCGGCACGGGCGCCTCCGTGCTGGACGCGGTCCCCGCCCGGGGATAG
- a CDS encoding glycosyltransferase family 4 protein gives MRVAVVAEQFLPHLNGVTHSVLRVVEQLGARGHDVVVVAPSYDPAPLGRLAEDVVEDLDGVPVHRLPALPLTGYPDVRVAGGTVARVRRHLERFRPDVVHVASPFVLGRRAILAAQQLGVPAVAVYQTDVPGYAAKYGAPFLEQLLWGHVRSMHNAATLTLAPSSSAVGQLTAHGVRDVHLWRRGVDTTRFCPRHRDERWRAEVGGGRRIVGYVGRIAPEKQVEDLAAVADLPGTRLVVVGSGPEEEALRRRLPGAHFTGRRSGADLARIMASLDVFVHPGEFETFCQTVQEAMASGVPVVATGRGGPVDLVDSSRTGWLYPPGDLAALRGHVADLVGDEAKRAAFGTAAHAAVQGRTWDVLVGQLLEHYDRAVALGAAGHGPRHRRAV, from the coding sequence ATGAGAGTCGCCGTGGTCGCCGAGCAGTTCCTCCCCCACCTCAACGGTGTCACCCACTCGGTCCTGCGGGTCGTCGAGCAGCTGGGCGCGCGCGGGCACGACGTCGTGGTCGTGGCGCCCTCCTACGACCCCGCGCCGCTCGGACGCCTCGCCGAGGACGTCGTCGAGGACCTCGACGGCGTGCCGGTGCACCGGCTGCCGGCCCTGCCGCTCACCGGCTATCCCGACGTGCGCGTGGCCGGCGGGACCGTGGCCCGGGTGCGCCGGCACCTGGAGCGGTTCCGCCCCGACGTCGTCCACGTCGCCTCCCCGTTCGTCCTCGGCCGGCGGGCGATCCTCGCGGCCCAGCAGCTCGGCGTGCCGGCCGTGGCCGTGTACCAGACGGACGTGCCCGGCTACGCGGCGAAGTACGGAGCCCCCTTTCTCGAGCAGCTCCTGTGGGGGCACGTGCGGAGCATGCACAACGCCGCGACCCTGACCCTCGCCCCGTCCTCCTCGGCGGTGGGGCAGCTCACCGCGCACGGGGTGCGCGACGTCCACCTGTGGCGGCGCGGGGTGGACACCACCCGCTTCTGCCCGCGGCACCGCGACGAGCGGTGGCGGGCGGAGGTCGGGGGCGGCCGCCGGATCGTGGGCTACGTGGGCCGGATCGCCCCGGAGAAGCAGGTCGAGGACCTCGCCGCGGTCGCGGACCTGCCCGGCACCCGCCTCGTCGTCGTGGGCTCGGGGCCGGAGGAGGAGGCGCTGCGGCGCCGCCTGCCGGGGGCGCACTTCACCGGTCGCCGCTCCGGGGCCGACCTCGCCCGGATCATGGCCTCCCTCGACGTGTTCGTGCACCCGGGCGAGTTCGAGACCTTCTGCCAGACCGTGCAGGAGGCCATGGCCTCCGGTGTGCCGGTGGTGGCCACGGGCCGGGGCGGTCCGGTGGACCTCGTCGACTCCTCCCGCACCGGCTGGCTCTACCCGCCCGGGGACCTCGCGGCGCTGCGCGGGCACGTGGCCGACCTGGTCGGCGACGAGGCCAAGCGGGCCGCCTTCGGGACCGCCGCGCACGCCGCCGTGCAGGGCCGGACCTGGGACGTGCTGGTCGGGCAGCTGCTGGAGCACTACGACCGGGCCGTGGCGCTGGGCGCCGCGGGCCACGGTCCGCGCCACCGCCGGGCCGTCTGA